One window from the genome of Populus alba chromosome 15, ASM523922v2, whole genome shotgun sequence encodes:
- the LOC118033361 gene encoding uncharacterized protein, with product MEILEQSAVVLAGKSKLRYPLRSASKSISKEDDKPQLSSASKRDRAPSTLSKSVGVLQLSGEDKSARPPRRRLSVPAKSVATTALKPPPGIITPISETRVKRSATKNDTPLSNASMASTRKKFNAIALASYWLSQIKISESVAKHSISLAFFKLALEAGCEPVQIQRLRNELKSYVGRHDLSDFGESVKELFESYSISDHQEQVQVSETCSHVLPDDATRSSDDEVHSSLSITGTRKLRPRSLNADASQVSTVTQSANKETSQRKNTTATNTRVGSSNKNSENSRTVSETGSRRVQKKPQKSSKEETTKRKIKKQEKKSAAKEGGGPSSPTTAAITPEENKENMDAPPPEEISLVT from the exons ATGGAGATTTTAGAGCAGTCTGCTGTTGTTCTTGCAG GAAAATCCAAGTTAAGGTATCCATTGAGATCTGCCTCCAAATCAATATCCAAGGAGGATGACAAGCCACAACTCTCCTCTGCTTCCAAGAG GGACAGGGCTCCATCAACTTTAAGTAAAAGTGTGGGTGTTCTTCAGCTGTCTGGCGAGGACAAATCTGCAAGGCCACCTAGAAGAAGGCTATCCGTTCCTGCCAAGTCAGTTGCCACTACTGCTCTGAAACCACCACCAGGGATCATTACCCCAATATCTGAGACTAGAGTCAAGAGATCTGCTACAAAAAATGACACCCCCCTTTCTAATGCTTCCATGGCTTCAACTCGAAAAAAATTCAACGCGATCGCTTTAGCTTCCTATTGGCTCTCACAAATTAAGATATCTGAGTCTGTTGCTAAGCATTCAATCTCTCTTGCTTTCTTCAAACTTGCCTTAGAAGCTGGATGTGAG CCGGTTCAAATTCAAAGGTTGAGGAATGAGCTGAAGTCGTATGTAGGTCGTCATGATCTCAGTGATTTTGGGGAATCGGTGAAAGAATTATTTGAGAGCTATAGTATCTCGGACCATCAAGAACAGGTGCAGGTCTCGGAAACATGTTCTCATGTTCTGCCTGATGACGCAACTCGATCATCTGATGATGAAGTTCACAGCTCTCTTTCTATAACGGGGACAAGGAAACTGAGGCCCAGGTCCTTGAATGCTGATGCTTCTCAAGTTTCCACAGTGACGCAATCAGCCAACAAGGAGACTTCTCAGAGGAAGAACACTACAGCAACCAATACCAGGGTGGGGTCTTCGAACAAGAACAGTGAAAATTCAAGGACTGTTTCAGAAACCGGGAGTCGTAGGGTACAGAAGAAACCCCAGAAGAGTAGTAAGGAAGAAACAACAAAGCGCAAGATCAAGAAGCAGGAAAAGAAATCTGCGGCCAAAGAAG GTGGCGGTCCAAGTAGCCCTACAACTGCTGCGATAACACCTGAAGAGAACAAAGAAAACATG GATGCTCCGCCACCGGAAGAGATCAGTCTGGTGACTTAG
- the LOC118033343 gene encoding uncharacterized protein, whose amino-acid sequence MSSHDGSTPSSDPSTAQSSQPSICMSSGSRGRTDLALGHCREAPELSVGCKITKLVCLYCAKVFAGGGINRFKQHLAGAKGEVEQCHKCPPDVRHQMLLNLKGNVETKKRVREMQADFNPFNAQQREHEEMMIRQLEDDGKKQLNGDLALTKWMFDAYVPFNVVNSVYYQHAIDVVTAMGPGYKGPNLHAICGYYLAKAVDEVKIYVESYREIRKKTGCTLMADGWTDQKRRTLINFLVYCPKGTVFLKTVDVSDVSKTARLLYQLFREVVLYVGVENIVHMVTDNAANYVAAGRLLMKEFPSIFWSPCAAHCINLILQDIGKLQLVCCVVEHASGITKYIYNHCYPLYLMRKFTGGKEILRPAPPRFATNFIALQSILAHKDELRAMVTSREWVSSAYAKDIKGKKFVESVLDSLFWEECAIIVRMSEPLVRVLRLVDGDDRPSMGYLYDAIHHAKEEMMRRFQKRKPRVKPFIDIINNRWDGQFYINLYAAAFWLNPRFQYDANIMDKHMSTISGLLDVLEKFVHGNLPLQSKITSEMKFFRNAEHDFGRASAINNRTLMPPGI is encoded by the exons ATGTCTTCACATGATGGTAGTACTCCAAGTAGTGATCCTTCAACAGCCCAATCATCCCAACCTTCAATTTGTATGTCAAGTGGTAGTAGAGGAAGAACAGATTTGGCATTGGGTCATTGTAGAGAAGCTCCTGAACTTAGTGTTGGatgtaaaataactaaattagtATGTTTATATTGTGCTAAAGTATTTGCGGGTGGTGGCATTAATCGATTTAAGCAACATTTAGCTGGAGCTAAAGGAGAAGTTGAACAATGTCATAAATGTCCTCCTGATGTTCGACATCAAATGCTTTTGAACCTTAAAGGaaatgttgaaacaaaaaaaagagttagagaAATGCAAGCAGATTTCAATCCATTTAATGCACAACAAAGGGAGCATGAAGAGATGATGATTAGGCAATTagaagatgatg GAAAGAAGCAGTTGAACGGTGATCTTGCTTTAACGAAGTGGATGTTTGATGCATATGTGCCATTTAATGTTGTTAACTCTGTGTATTATCAGCATGCAATAGATGTTGTAACAGCCATGGGTCCTGGTTATAAAGGACCAAACTTGCATGCTATCTGTGGCTATTACTTGGCAAAAGCGGTTGATGAAGTGAAGATTTATGTTGAGAGTTATCGAGAGATTCGGAAGAAGACTGGTTGCACATTAATGGCTGATGGATGGACAGATCAGAAGAGGAGGACTTTAATTAACTTCTTAGTATATTGTCCTAAAGGAACAGTTTTTTTGAAAACCGTGGATGTATCAGATGTCTCAAAGACTGCTAGATTGTTGTATCAGTTGTTTAGAGAGGTTGTTTTGTATGTTGGGGTAGAAAACATTGTGCATATGGTGACTGATAATGCTGCAAATTATGTTGCTGCTGGCAGGTTATTGATGAAAgaatttccttcaatattttggtcTCCTTGTGCTGCTCATTGCATCAACCTTATACTCCAGGACATTGGTAAATTGCAGTtagtttgttgtgttgttgagcATGCTTCTGGTATCACAAAGTACatttataatcattgttatCCATTATATTTGATGAGGAAGTTCACTGGAGGAAAAGAAATACTTCGTCCAGCTCCTCCTCGTTTTGCCACCAATTTCATTGCATTGCAAAGCATTTTAGCTCATAAAGATGAGTTGAGAGCTATGGTGACATCTAGGGAATGGGTCTCATCTGCTTATGCTAAAgatatcaaaggaaaaaagtttGTTGAGAGTGTGCTAGACTCTTTGTTTTGGGAAGAATGTGCAATAATTGTGCGAATGAGTGAACCTTTAGTTCGAGTTCTACGATTGGTTGATGGTGATGATAGACCTTCGATGGGATATTTGTATGATGCTATTCATcatgcaaaagaagaaatgatgagGAGATTTCAAAAGAGAAAGCCTAGAGTGAAACCTTTCATAGATATTATCAATAATCGGTGGGATGGACAATTTTACATAAATCTTTATGCAGCAGCATTTTGGTTGAATCCTCGATTTCAATATGATGCAAATATAATGGATAAACACATGAGCACCATTTCTGGACTTCTAGATGTTCTTGAGAAGTTTGTACATGGAAATCTACCATTGCAAAGTAAGATTACAAGTGAGATGAAGTTTTTTAGGAATGCTGAACATGACTTTGGCCGAGCGTCCGCAATAAATAATCGCACCCTTATGCCTCCaggtatataa